Sequence from the Paenibacillus riograndensis SBR5 genome:
TGGAATAATTGCGGCTTCAGCTCCTGTTCGAGATAAGTGAGAACTTCAGTACGCTGCCCAGGGGACAATACGCTTAGAATTCCATCTGCGAAGGTATTCAGCCAGCGCACCAAACCTTGCGCTCCGCCTTGAAGCGGAGTAGGGCGGTCGAAGCACAGGGCCAGCCCGACGGTGAAGCCGTTCTGCTCCAGCAAGGCAGCGTATTCTCCGATGCTGGGGAAATACCAGGGCAGCTTCAGCTTGCCGCTGCACCCGATAGCCTCGAAGGCCCGCGGCAGCCCGGCTGCCACAGAGGCGATGTTGCCCTGCCCGCCGAATTCGGCGATGAGGCGGCCTCCGGGACGCAGGCTGGCGGCCATGCTGGATACAGCTCCCTCTGCATCCAGCAGCCAATGGAGTGCGGCATTGCTGAATATGGCATCCGCAGCAGGCTCCGAGCGGTAGGCCTGGCCATCGGCGAGCACGAATTCCAGCTGCGGATGTTTGCTGCGGGCGGCGGCGATCATCTCCGGCGATGCATCGATTCCGGTGACAGAGGCGCCATGTCCGGCAATTGCCGCAGCCAAATCACCGGTGCCGCAGCCCCAATCGATAACCCTTTCACCGGGCTGAGGCTGCAGCAGTTCAATCAGCGACTCTCCAAAACGGGAAACAAAAGCCATATCCTTATCATAGGTCCCGGTATTCCACTGCTGGTTCATTAGTATGCTCCTTTCGGGTGAAGCAGGAATTACTACTGTTGTATCATGGTGTGCGCTTATAAGTGAAATATATAATACGAATAAAGGTAATTGTCTCAGCCTATAACCTGCGGATTGGTGAGGCAACAGCTATGCCCACCTCTATAAGCATAAGCTTGGCGCATAAGCCCAGAGACAGTGTTGTTTGTGTTGATGCGGCTGGCTGGAAATGTTCTGTGTCCGGTTTCATCTCGTACCATCCATCCCGTTAAGCGCAGTGAGGATGCCGTACAAGCTGAACAGGATCAGAATAACCGCTGAAGAGAGGTTCAGCCAGCTGGGTGAAGGACGCAGGAAGTTTGCCGCTGATCCATTTGAGTATGGAGACGAACAGCAGCCACCAGCAGCCAGAGCCGGCCGCGATCCCCGCAGGCAGAAACCAGGAGCTCCCGGCTGCAGTCCCAAGTGAAGCCGAAAGCGCCGCAAAGCTCAGAAGGGTGGCCGGATTCGCCAAGGTCAGCAGAAAAGATGACAATAAACAGTAGGGGATGCCGCTGCTGCGGGGTGAGTCGGGCTTGGAACCGGACTCACCCCGCAGCAGGCTTTTTGCACCCAAAAGCCCAAGCAGCAGGCTGCCGGACAGCCGGAGCGGCAGGGCATAGGCGGAAGTGAAATCATTCACAACTCTGAAGCTGGTGACAGTAACGAGAGCATATCCGGCATCGGCCAGAGCAATGCCGAAGCCGGTGGCTAAGCCTGCACGGAAGCCCTGCTGCAGGGTCCGGTTCATGCAGAGCAGCGACATGGGACCGACAGGAGCGGCTACGACGAAGCCAAAGCCGATGCCGCTGAGAAGGGGAGCCCAGAAGATCATGGAGCATGTTCCGAAGGGGGCAGCGGGGCATTCGGAGTTTCTTTGACCGTTCCCAAGATAATGGTAGTACGGGTGCGGACAATGCCGGGCAGGCTTTTCAGCTCCCCGCTGATGATCCGGTCGAGATCACGTGTCCCCCGGCAGCGCACCTTAAGCACATAATCGTCATCCCCGGCTGTATGATGGCATTCCTGAATCTCCGGCAGCTTCTGCACCAGCTCCAAAAAAGCCTGCCGGTGCACCGGACGCTCCAGCGAGACCGCAATCAGCGCTCCCAGCCCGTATCCGGCGGATTCGGCATCGATCAGCGCCGTGTACCCTTTAATCATTCCTTGTTCCTCCAGCTTCCGCACCCTGTCCGCCGCCGCCGGTGAGGAGAGGCCCAGCAGTCCGGCCAGCTCAGCCCAGGTGATCCTTCCATTGTCCATTACTGCCCTGATGATTTTGTAATCAATGGCATCCATAGGAGTCCTGCCTTTCATTATTGTGTATTTACTACAAATTACCTTATATAATTAATTTAATCAAGATGTTTTTCTTGTAATGAAAGGTGAAATGCATGTTTTACTTTTTTATTTTAAAGGGATTTGTTTTTTTGTGTATGCTGCAATTAAAATCTCTTGCCTTTTATTCGAAAAGAGAGTATAGTCTTACTTACAGCGATCAAAACGCTAAATACATAATATGCGGTCATGGCGGAATTGGCAGACGCGCTGGCTTCAGGTGCCAGTGGTAGCAATATCGTGGAGGTTCGAGTCCTCTTGACCGCATCACACAAAAAACCGTTCCCTTGGTGAAATGGAGTACCATCCATTAACCAGGGGAACGGTTTTTTGTTGTTTAGGAAACTATGATTACTTCCGCATGTGGATAAAAATATGCTTAAAGAGGATTCGTTGGTCTAGATATCCTAATTCCAACTAGCACTTGCTTACCGGCTTCTTCGCAGGTGCTAGTTGGAAAAAGGGAACTTATTTTTCCGAAAATTAAGAAATCCTGAGAGTTAAGTGGAAAAAGTAAACTTAATCACCCATGGCCTGGCGGCCACCGTCGGTCATGAAAATCAGGTGAAGTCAGAGTGTATATTTGGTAAAATCGTGCTGTGGATCAGAGGTCGATTCAATATTGGTGAAACATCCCGAAACTTAATCTGACCAACTGCAACGACGAGGATCGCCGAGTGTTGCCACGAGCACGTGTATAAAATTTTATCTCTTAAGGTTGCATGATCCACGCATACTTTTGGCTTGGAGGTAGGGAATATGGATGCCATTCGTGAACGTTGTGCTGGGTTGGATATTCATCAGGAGACGGTGGTGGTTTGTCTACTGAGTGGCCCCCTGGAGAAGAAACCCAAGTCCGTGATCGAGACGTTTGGAACCACGACCCGCGAGCTTTTGAGATTACAGGAGTGGCTGGAGCAGCAGGGATGTACCGAGATTGCCATGGAAAGTACAGGGGTCTTTTGGAAACCCGTGTGGAACATTCTAGAAAGCACCTGTACGATCACGCTGGCCAACCCGCAACGCATCCGCAATATGCCCGGGAAGAAGACCGACGTCAAGGATGCCGAGTGGATCGCCAAGCTCCACCGCTGCGGCTTGATTGAGGGAAGCTTTGTCCCGGACGAGCCCATCCGCGATTTGCGTGACCTTACCCGGTATCTGCGCAAGCTTAAGCAAAACGCGACGCAAGAAAAGAACCGGATTCACAAAATTCTACAAGATGCCAACATTAAACTGACCACGTATGTCTCCGATCTTTTTGGCGTTTCCGGTCGTGCGCTACTGGACTCGATTGTGAATGGCGAAGTGCTGGAGGTGCATGAGGTCCGCAAGCTGGTGCATACCCGGCTGAAGATGAAGGTGCCTTCACTGGTCGAAGCGATGAACGGCCGACTACGTCTGCATCACCGGAAGATGATCCGGCGTCATTGGGATCATTTGCAGTATCTGGAGAGTGAAATGCAGACGTTGGAAGCTGAAATTGAGGAACTGGTGCAACCATACATGAAGGAAATTGAACTGCTGGATACCATTCCAGGCGTGAGCACGGATGCCGCGGCGAGCATCGTGGCGGAACTGGGTACCGACGTGTCTCCTTTTCCAAGTGAAGCTCATCTGGCCTCTTGGGTCGGGGTGTGTCCAGCCAACCATGAGAGCGCCGGTAAAAAAAAAGTAAAAAGAACCAACGCGGGAACCGAGGTCTGAAAGCCGTACTCGTCCAGTGCGCTTGGGCAGCGAGCAAGTCCAAGAATAATCGGCTTTCCGCTATGTACAGTCGGATCGTGAAACGGGCAGGAAAACAGAAAGCCATCGTCGCTTTAGCCCATGCAATGATCCGAATCATGTATGTGATGCTTCGGGATAAAGTCCCCTATACCGAGCTGGGGACGGAATATCTGAACACCCCCGAGCAGACCGCAAATTACCTGATTAAAAAACTTCAAAAGCTAGGCTACCAAGTGGAACTGACGCCTACCACATGATATCCACTTTATAAAAAAATGAAGTTCCGATATAGGGGATCTTTAAAGCAAAAATCACTTTCGAGCTGTGAAGCGACAAAGTGATTTTCGTATAAATTGGTCCACTTTTCTTGAACAATGGCGAAAAGAGCTGAATTAGTGTCCCTTTTTCCACCTCATCTGTCGTGGGCAGGATGCTATGGACAAATTAGTTAACCTTTTTCCACTAAAGAGTTGCCTTAGGATTCATGGGGAGCTGGAAGCATTAGAAGAATCATGCGGTTGCGGTAGCACCCCCCGTCCATCAGCAGCATGAAGCGGACAGAGAAGGCGCTATTTGGCAATAGCAGATTTCCTGTCCGCATCCCTAGCGGAAGAATCGTGAAGCGGCTCTTTTAGCTCTGAATGTTCAAGAGAAGTGAACAGAGAGCATATTCCAATAGAACAAGAAGAAAGTATAGCCCAAACTCATGACTACCAGCAGGTAGCGTCCGTACCGGACCATCCGCTTTTCATCCGTATTCTGCTGCTGCCTTACTGTCTTAATGCCCAGGTGGATTGCCGCAGCGGCAGCGAGCAGAGGCAGAGATGAGAAGCCCCAGGCGTACCATGCCGGATAGCCGAAGAGAACCTGCGAGTTGCCATACAGGAGTTGGCCGATCAGGTAAATGGAAAAAATGACGGCAATCAATGCCGCATGTCCGAGCTTCTGCTGCTTTTTGCGCCGGATTAATTTCAGCAAGCTTCGAATCAGCACAGTGAGAACGATAACGGGCCACGCCAATCCAATACCGGCATAGATGGCCAGAAGAGTAGAAGGCTGCTGTAAAAACGGAGGTTTTTCCTCTATAGTAACCCCTTGGATAAAGGTTAGCTTCCAGACGCCCTCTTGCTGGTGGAACGAGATGAACTCCCCGCTCTCTTTGTCCCGGAATAACCCTTCCCGGACAGGAATATAGGTTTTGGACTCCTTCGATCCCGTTCCCTCCGGAAAGACCCCTGTAATCCGCAGCGTTTCCCCTGCATTTTTCACATCAAAGTTTTTCCCGCCCAGCCATCTGAACCATTTGCCCCAGCCATGCTGCGGCCCCAGACCCATGGTATAGGTACGCACATATTGCTCCAAGTCGGGAGAGGAAGGGGGAGCTACTGACGGGTCCTGAATCAGTGGTTCAGGCAGGAGGCGCACAATAGCATCTGTCACTTGATCGCGCAGCGGTTTTCCGGGTGACTCTGCATTGCTCACAACTAATATGCCAAGCTTATGCTCAGGAATCAGCTGCATTTTGGCAGCGAAGCCGTCGATGTCTCCGGTGTGGGACAGGGTGAGAATCCCGTTGTCCGTACGATTCCGGAACAAGCCATAACCTACGCCTTCCACATCCGGATGCTCTGTAAACTGCCGGGCCTGCATTTCTTCTACGGTAGATTGTTTAAGGATATGCTGTCCCTGATAGCTGCCTTCATTCAACAAAGCGATCATGTAGTGAGCCAATTCATCAGGTATCACACTGAGGGCGCCTGCCCCTGGCAGATTCGGGTAAGAGTAGGGGATTTCCTGGAAGCTTCCCTCCTGATATTGATAGGATTTAGCCATGTCCGGGTCGCTTTCCTGATGAGCCAGGCTGGCACTCGGCATTTGCAGGGGCCCGAACAGATTGTGCTGCATGTAAGCCTCAAGCGTGCTTCCCGTTACTTGTTCAACGAGGAAGCCGGCAAGGCCCGCTCCGGGATTGCTGTAAGCATATTCTGTCCCCGGCTCACGGACGGGGGGCTGCGTGTCCAGATACTGCCGCAGAAAAGTCTCTGCTGACAAAGCCTTGTCCGCTGACTGCGCCGACAGGTTGTAGACACCTTCATCCAATCCGGCCGTATGCGTCAGCAGATGGTGCAGGGTAATGGGATGGCCGTGGAATAGGGGAACCTTGAAGCCTGGCAAATAAGTGTTAATATCCTGGTCCATCGCTACCTTGCCTTGCTCCTGCAATTGCATGACCGCTGTTGCAGTCATGGACTTGGTAAGCGATCCGACCCGCATTACGGTATGTCCGGGATCGACAGGAAGCTGTTTCCCGATATCGGCATAGCCGTATCCCTTGCTGAATACAATGCGGTCCCCCTCTGTTACGACAACAGCCGTGCCCGGAATGTGATCTGCCTCCATGATTTTATTAAGGAGTGGAGTCAGGGTTTCCTCAAGCCGTTCCTGCGTAATGGCATCATCCGTGCCGGCTGCTTGAGCAGCAGGGACGATTCCGAAGGTACCCATCCAGAGAATAACAGAAATGATAAATACAGATTTCAACTTCATCATCAGAACCTCCAAAACTAGTGCTGTGTAAATCTTCTGTGTTTAGCATAAGGGAGAATTCTTTCACAGCTATGTCGCCAATCTTACAATAACCTTAAATCGCTTAAAATAGGCCCGGAATATGATAGACTAATGAACATGAAAGCGGGAATGAATGAGGAGGCTTGGATGTGCAGCGAACGGTACTGCTCGTCGACGACAACCGGGAAATTATAGAGCTTTTGAAACTTTTTCTGGAGAAGGAAGGACTGCGTATCTTAGAAGCTTATAATGGTGCTCAGGCATGGACATGCATTCAGCAGGAATCCATTGATCTGGCCGTGCTTGATATTATGATGCCTGAGCTTAACGGTGTTCAATTGCTGCAGCTGCTCCGCGCGGAATACAAGCTGCCGGTAATTCTGCTGTCTGCCAAAAATCAGGACAGTGACAAAATTCTGGGCCTGCGCCTGGGCGCCGACGATTTCATCTCCAAACCGTTTAATCCGCTGGAGGTTGTGGCCCGGATTCATGCCATGCTAAGGCGTACTTATGATTTCAATGAACCGGCAGAACCCGTCCAGGATACCCTGGGTCATACCAGTATCGGGGAGCTGATGCTTGACCATACAGACTGCATGTTGTATAAGGCCGGGCGGGAGATTCCATTAACCGCAATCGAATATAAGCTGCTGTCCACGCTGATGAATGCGCCTGGGCGCATTTTTACCAAAAAGCAATTGTTCGAGCAGGTCTGGTCAGAGCATTATTATGAGGATGCCAATACCATTATGGTGCATATCTCCAGATTGCGGGACAAGGTGGAGGAAACCCCGAAGCAGCCTGAGTATATCCGGACGATCCGGGGACTGGGTTATAAGTTTGCCAAAAAGGATGATTTCCGCTGAAAAAAACGAAGCTTTTCTCCAAGCTGATCCGATCCTATATTTATTTTGCCCTTACGCTGGGGCTGGTTGTTGTGGTTTTTCTGATGATCGCTCTCGATATCAATACTCAAACCATAGAACTTAGACTGCCCACTTTGCTGCTGGTGCTGGGGCTGTTTGGCATGAGTATTTATATATTCAGCCAGTTGATGGTCAAACGCATTACCAGGCCGCTGGAGCAGATTGCGGAGGCTATAGAGCGAATGGGCAAAGGAGAGTATAAAGAGCGTCTCTCTATTACAGCAGACTATGAGTTCTCGGTGATTCAGCACCGTTTTAATGAGATGGCAGAGTCGCTGGAACAGGCCGAGCGGGAGAACCGCAGACTGCAGGATAGCAAGCAGCGGATGCTCGCTGATCTGTCCCACGATCTAAAAACACCGGTTACAACGATCCAAGGCTATGCCAAGGCACTGCAGCTGGGGCTCGTGGATAGTGAGGAGAAAAAGGAACGGTACCTGCAGCTCATCTATAACAAAGCTACCGTGGTCACTGCACTGATCGATGATCTGTTCAGACTGTCCAAGCTGGAGCGTCCGGACCATCCTATATCGGTTGAGCGGGGAGATTTGGCTGAATTGCTGAGAGAAATTGCCGCCGATTATTACGATGCCATGGAGGACAAAGGAATGGTCATGGAACTGGATATACCTTCGGGAGAGGTTATGGCGGATTATGACCCGGGCCTTATGCGCAGAGCCATAGCCAATCTGCTGTCCAACGCAGTACAGCATAACAGCGGGGGGACGGTGGTTCTGATCGCTCTGGAGGAATTGGCTGAGGACGTGAGGATTAGAGTTCAGGATAACGGGGGCGGAATATCCGATGAATTGAAGGAAGTGATTTTTGATCCCTTTGTGCGCGGGGATGCGGCCCGGCCGGGAGATGGGGGCACCGGGCTGGGACTGGCAATCTCCAAGCAAATCCTGGAGCTGCATAGAGGGAAGCTGAAGCTGGATAACCGGAACGGACTGACTGTATTTGAGCTTGTGGTCCGCAAGAAATCCGGGACCGGAGAGCCGGCAGCAGGACACGAATAATCCGGAAAGGGCCTTGAGGAATCGAGGCCTTTTTCGAATGATAATATGTTTTGGGGGAACTGACTTCCCCCTTATTTAACTGTAATACAGTGTTAAAAAATGTGGATATCATGGAAGCCTCACAGGAATATATGCGATGCAGGAGGATAGGGCTTTATCCGCGGACTGAAGCGGACCGAGTAACCCTTATTTTGCCAAAAATCTTACTTTATTTACAGTTACGGACTCAGGAGCCGTTATCACGTTCGAATGAGCCTGGAATAAAAGGGAAAGGGAGAAATAAGGGCATCTGAGTCCGTAGTCCTGCGGAATAGCCGAATCTTCTATCCATAACGGCTCTCCTGTCCGTAACGGGCTGCGGATCGATCGCGAAGGAATAGGGCGATCCGTTTTTACCGGCTTCTTCGCAGGTGCTATATAAATTGAACTTGAAAATATTACAAATAAGGGAAAAGTGGCGGAGGAGAAGTTTGGAACTGTAGGAGCGGTAGCGTCCGCCTTTGTCTGCGGATTTCAACCGCGAACAGTGGTATACAATCAAGAAATCTGCAGACAACAGCGACCGGAAGTCCAAACATTCTCTGGAGCCTCGACCAATCCCAAATAGAAAAATCACAAGTTCAATTTATATAGTTGGAAAAAGGGAACTTATTTTTCCGGAAATTAAGAAATCCTGAGATTGAAGTGGAAAAAGTAAACCTAATGGGCCACTTTTCCGGTCCAATGGCGAAATGGGCTGAATTAGTGTCCCTTTTTCCACTTCATCTGCCTAAGGGTAGGTAGTGTCAAGAAGTTTGTGTAAGAGTAGAGTATCTCTTTGGATTGTATCTTTTTAGGGTGTAGGGGGGTTGTGGGTGCGGGGGTACCCCCGCACCCACAACCCTGCAAACGCTCTACTCTGCGGCCTGTGGTTCGGCCATCGAATAGCGTTCGTCAAATAACTTGCTGAGTTCCTTTTTCACCGTATCCATCCCAAACCCAGGCACCACTCGGTCCGCAAACCGTTCATTGTAGGCCGTTGCTTCCAAATATACGATTTTCTCAGCTGCATCCATGTTCGTGAGACTGTTCATGGGCTTGAGTCGCTTCCGAATTTCCTTGTTCATTCGCTCGATCGGGTTCGACGTGTAGATCGCTTTGTGGATTTCCACAGGGTACTTGTAGAATGTCAGCAGCGTGGACAACTGTTCTTCCCATGAGGCTATTTCCTTCGGGTACAGCTTGCTCCACTTGGCTTTCACGGTATCGAATGCGGCCCGGGCTACCTCCTCATCCGGCGCGGTGTATACCGTCTTCAGGGCTTCAATGACGTCAGTCTTGTGTTCGACCCGGATTTTGGGAAACGTGGCCCGTACCTTGTGCACCACGCAATGCTGCACATCCGCTTTGGGGTACATTTCTTTAAAGGCGGCATCCAGGCCCGGGAGTCCGTCAAATACACCCAGAAGCACTTCCTGCGCTCCGCGGTTGTACAGATCTTTGAGGACCTCCCGCCAGCCGTTTGAACTCTCTTGACCACCGACGTAGAACCCAAGGATTTGACGATGTCCCTCTTCGTCGATGCCCATCGCAAAATAGATGACTTCCCCACTGACGGTCCCGCGTCTGAGCTTCACGTACAGCCCGTCCAGGTAAATCACAGCGTAGCGTTTGGCGAGCGGACGGGACTGCCAGTTCTGAATATCCTCCAGCACCGTAGCCGTAATGTTGCTCACGGTCGCTGCGGAATAATGACTGCCGAACATACTTTCAATGAAACGGGCCACGTCCCGTGTACCCATGCCGCTTTTGTACATCTGGATGACCGCCTCTTCCAGCCAGCCGTCTCTGCGTTGGTAGGGCTCGAACACTTGGGTCTGGTAGTACCCTTTACGGTCTCTAGG
This genomic interval carries:
- a CDS encoding IS256 family transposase — translated: MTIVPENMLNNLFENLVTTFVKDHLESIMRAEIQYFMENEQVGVRNSRNGYYKRDLHTKYGHLEDLEVPRDRKGYYQTQVFEPYQRRDGWLEEAVIQMYKSGMGTRDVARFIESMFGSHYSAATVSNITATVLEDIQNWQSRPLAKRYAVIYLDGLYVKLRRGTVSGEVIYFAMGIDEEGHRQILGFYVGGQESSNGWREVLKDLYNRGAQEVLLGVFDGLPGLDAAFKEMYPKADVQHCVVHKVRATFPKIRVEHKTDVIEALKTVYTAPDEEVARAAFDTVKAKWSKLYPKEIASWEEQLSTLLTFYKYPVEIHKAIYTSNPIERMNKEIRKRLKPMNSLTNMDAAEKIVYLEATAYNERFADRVVPGFGMDTVKKELSKLFDERYSMAEPQAAE
- a CDS encoding class I SAM-dependent methyltransferase; its protein translation is MNQQWNTGTYDKDMAFVSRFGESLIELLQPQPGERVIDWGCGTGDLAAAIAGHGASVTGIDASPEMIAAARSKHPQLEFVLADGQAYRSEPAADAIFSNAALHWLLDAEGAVSSMAASLRPGGRLIAEFGGQGNIASVAAGLPRAFEAIGCSGKLKLPWYFPSIGEYAALLEQNGFTVGLALCFDRPTPLQGGAQGLVRWLNTFADGILSVLSPGQRTEVLTYLEQELKPQLFQGDQWVMDYRRIRVAARKNF
- a CDS encoding serine hydrolase domain-containing protein; amino-acid sequence: MMKLKSVFIISVILWMGTFGIVPAAQAAGTDDAITQERLEETLTPLLNKIMEADHIPGTAVVVTEGDRIVFSKGYGYADIGKQLPVDPGHTVMRVGSLTKSMTATAVMQLQEQGKVAMDQDINTYLPGFKVPLFHGHPITLHHLLTHTAGLDEGVYNLSAQSADKALSAETFLRQYLDTQPPVREPGTEYAYSNPGAGLAGFLVEQVTGSTLEAYMQHNLFGPLQMPSASLAHQESDPDMAKSYQYQEGSFQEIPYSYPNLPGAGALSVIPDELAHYMIALLNEGSYQGQHILKQSTVEEMQARQFTEHPDVEGVGYGLFRNRTDNGILTLSHTGDIDGFAAKMQLIPEHKLGILVVSNAESPGKPLRDQVTDAIVRLLPEPLIQDPSVAPPSSPDLEQYVRTYTMGLGPQHGWGKWFRWLGGKNFDVKNAGETLRITGVFPEGTGSKESKTYIPVREGLFRDKESGEFISFHQQEGVWKLTFIQGVTIEEKPPFLQQPSTLLAIYAGIGLAWPVIVLTVLIRSLLKLIRRKKQQKLGHAALIAVIFSIYLIGQLLYGNSQVLFGYPAWYAWGFSSLPLLAAAAAIHLGIKTVRQQQNTDEKRMVRYGRYLLVVMSLGYTFFLFYWNMLSVHFS
- a CDS encoding IS110 family RNA-guided transposase, whose translation is MDAIRERCAGLDIHQETVVVCLLSGPLEKKPKSVIETFGTTTRELLRLQEWLEQQGCTEIAMESTGVFWKPVWNILESTCTITLANPQRIRNMPGKKTDVKDAEWIAKLHRCGLIEGSFVPDEPIRDLRDLTRYLRKLKQNATQEKNRIHKILQDANIKLTTYVSDLFGVSGRALLDSIVNGEVLEVHEVRKLVHTRLKMKVPSLVEAMNGRLRLHHRKMIRRHWDHLQYLESEMQTLEAEIEELVQPYMKEIELLDTIPGVSTDAAASIVAELGTDVSPFPSEAHLASWVGVCPANHESAGKKKVKRTNAGTEV
- a CDS encoding HAMP domain-containing sensor histidine kinase; this translates as MVFLMIALDINTQTIELRLPTLLLVLGLFGMSIYIFSQLMVKRITRPLEQIAEAIERMGKGEYKERLSITADYEFSVIQHRFNEMAESLEQAERENRRLQDSKQRMLADLSHDLKTPVTTIQGYAKALQLGLVDSEEKKERYLQLIYNKATVVTALIDDLFRLSKLERPDHPISVERGDLAELLREIAADYYDAMEDKGMVMELDIPSGEVMADYDPGLMRRAIANLLSNAVQHNSGGTVVLIALEELAEDVRIRVQDNGGGISDELKEVIFDPFVRGDAARPGDGGTGLGLAISKQILELHRGKLKLDNRNGLTVFELVVRKKSGTGEPAAGHE
- a CDS encoding response regulator transcription factor; amino-acid sequence: MQRTVLLVDDNREIIELLKLFLEKEGLRILEAYNGAQAWTCIQQESIDLAVLDIMMPELNGVQLLQLLRAEYKLPVILLSAKNQDSDKILGLRLGADDFISKPFNPLEVVARIHAMLRRTYDFNEPAEPVQDTLGHTSIGELMLDHTDCMLYKAGREIPLTAIEYKLLSTLMNAPGRIFTKKQLFEQVWSEHYYEDANTIMVHISRLRDKVEETPKQPEYIRTIRGLGYKFAKKDDFR
- a CDS encoding LysE family translocator; the protein is MIFWAPLLSGIGFGFVVAAPVGPMSLLCMNRTLQQGFRAGLATGFGIALADAGYALVTVTSFRVVNDFTSAYALPLRLSGSLLLGLLGAKSLLRGESGSKPDSPRSSGIPYCLLSSFLLTLANPATLLSFAALSASLGTAAGSSWFLPAGIAAGSGCWWLLFVSILKWISGKLPASFTQLAEPLFSGYSDPVQLVRHPHCA
- a CDS encoding Lrp/AsnC family transcriptional regulator, which encodes MDAIDYKIIRAVMDNGRITWAELAGLLGLSSPAAADRVRKLEEQGMIKGYTALIDAESAGYGLGALIAVSLERPVHRQAFLELVQKLPEIQECHHTAGDDDYVLKVRCRGTRDLDRIISGELKSLPGIVRTRTTIILGTVKETPNAPLPPSEHAP